TGGCATTTGACCCTACGCTTTTGCACGATTACATCGCAAATAACCTGTCGCGAAATATTGGCCAGTATGCCACGAGAACTGTTTTCTGCGAAGTTGTCCTCAACGGGGCTTATAACGGAATATATCTTTTGCAGGAAAAAATAAAACAGGACGACAACCGTGTGAATATCACTGAAATGCTGACAACTGATAACGCTTCGCCCAATGTTACCGGCGGATATATTATCAAAGCGGATAAAACAACAGGTGGCGACCCGGTTGCTTTTACAATGAGCAGCAATACACAAACTGTTGAATTCATACATGATACACCAGAACCCGCAGTAATTACAAGTCAGCAAAAAGCTTATATTGAATCGGTTTTCAGAAACCTAGAAACACAATCTTCGGCAAACAACGCTTCAAAAGTTAATGGGTTTCCATCTATTATCGATATTCCTTCTTTTATCGATTATATGCTCATAAACGAGATATCGAGTTGTGTGGATGCATATCAATACAGTACTTATTTCCATCAGGACAGAGGCGGAAAACTCCGCGCCGGCCCGGTTTGGGATTTTAACTTTGCATTCGGATTGGTAAAGGAGGTCGATGGCAGATCCGGAATATCAGAATGGCAGTTTAACAATGGTACCAATGAAGGCCCAAAATTTTTCAAGCAGATCTTCAACAATCCCGATTACCGTTGTTATATAGCCAAACGCTGGAATGAACTTATCCAGCCGGGACAACCACTTAATATCGATTTGCTAGATAGTTGGATTGATTCATTGGCAGCCTTGCTAACGGAAAGTGAAGTGAGAGAAAATCAAAAATGGAATACGATTAATAATTTCCCAAATCAGATTTCATTTTTGAAATCCTTTATACGGGCCAGAAGCACCTGGATTACGGCTAATATTAACTCGTCTTCTACCTGTACATTTCCTGCACCTCCCGGACTTGTCATCAACGAAATTATGTACAATCCGAAGGGTACCGCAGATAATGCAAGTAATGATCTGGAATTTATTGAAATAAAAAACAAGAGCAATTCGTCGGTTGACTTAACCGGAATTTATTTTTCGGGTTTGGGGCTTTCCTACCAATTTCCCGCAAATACCTCTTTGGCAGCCGGTGGTATATTGGTATTAGCCAGTAATTCAGCAAAATTCAATACGGTTTATGCCAAAAGTGCATTTGGCCAGTACACAAGAAATCTGTCTAACAAATCTCAAAAACTTGTTTTATCTGATGCTTTTGGTAATACGATTGACGTTGTTGAATATTTTGACAGTGCTCCCTGGCCCACTTCCGCTGACGGAGGTGGAAAATCCCTGGAACTCAAAGAGCCAAATCTGGATAATAGCCTCGCAAGTAACTGGCAGGCCAGCTCGGCAGATAACGGCTCTCCCGGAGTTAATAATTTCAATCCATTACCAGTTACAATTATTAGTTTTACCGGAACAGCGGAAGCAAAAAATGTAGTGCTTAATTGGGAAGTTACTGCCGAGATCAATGTAGATAAATACGTTGTGGAGCTAAGCAGAAACGGGAAAAACTTCACGGCTATTGGTACTGTAAAAGCTGGTAACATTACAAAATACAGCTTCATCCATACAGAGCCTGCCTCCGGAACTAACTACTATCGTCTTCGCCCGGTTGATATGGATAATAGTTTTGCTTTCAGCAGGATCATCTCTGTTATAGTTGAAAATGGCAATGATATAGTATTTTATCCAAATCCCGCAAGCACGGTATTGACACATCGATATGAAACAAATTTCTATCAATAAAGAGATTACGATGAATCTGATTGACATGAACGGCAGGATAATTTTAAAGAAAAAATTTACGAATGCCGGACAAAATGAATTGATAGATACCTCAAAAATAGGAACGGGTCGTTATGTACTTCAAATAGAATCAGACCAGGGCATTATTCCAAAATTTATTGAGATAATCAGATAGGGATATAAATTAGTTAGCAGTAAAAAAGGAGCAAAACCTATTCGGCTATGCTCCTTTTTACTATAATTGTTACCAAAAACTACAACGCCACTTCAGTCTTAAACTCAGACGTAAAATGGAAATGTATCTTCGGATTATTTTCGCGGTTCATACGAATCATCCAGTCTGACTCAGCAAAGAAAACCGGATTACGGTCTTTGTCAAAAGCGATCTGGTTACCTTTCAAACGGATAAATTCGTCCATCGCAGATTTTTCATCTGCGGTAAGCCAGCAAGCACGTGTGATATTCATCGGAACCCAACGGCATTTTGCACCATATTCATGTTCCAAACGATATTGAATTACATCAAATTGAAGTTCTCCAACCGTTCCTACTACTTTCCTGTTTCCAAGATCAAGATTAAATAACTGCGCTACACCTTCATCGGTAAGCTGCTGAATGCCTTTTTCCAATTGTTTTGATTTCATTGGATCCAGGTTGATCAACTCTTTGAAAATTTCCGGAGAGAAACTGGGAATACCAGCAAAATTAAAATTTTCTCCTTCTGTTAATGTATCCCCAATTTTGAAGTTTCCGGTATCATACAAACCAACCACATCACCCGGGAAACCTTCGTCCATCACACTTTTATCAGAAGCCATGAAAGTAAACGGACTGGCAAAACGCACATCTTTGTTTAATCTTACGTGGTGATAAAACGTTCTTCTCTCAAACTTACCCGAACAAATCCGCAAAAACGCAATACGGTCGCGGTGGCGAGGATCGAGGTTTGCGTGAATTTTAAATATAAAACCGCTGAATTTAGGTTCCGTCGGTTCCACTTCTCTAACGTCTGTCGGACGTGGTTGAGGAAGCGGAGAAATTTCACAGAATGTATCCAGCAATTCTTTTATACCAAAGTTATTGATCGCGCTACCAAAGAAAACCGGTGCAAGTTCTCCTTTTGCATATGCTTCGTTGGAAAACTGATCATAAACGCCTTCCACCAATTCCACATCTTCGGTTAGCTGAATGGCATCTTTTAAGCCAAGAAGTTCTTCCAGCCTATCATCGCCAAGACCAATTTCTACAACGTTACTTTCAATTTTTGTTTTGTTGATTTTAAAGAAATACAATTTCTCTTCAAACAGACTATAAACGCCTTTGAAATCAGCTCCCATATTAATCGGCCAGGTAAGTGGACGTACACGGATTCCTAATTTCGTTTCCAGTTCATCCAGCAATTCGAAAGGATTTTGTCCTTCCCTGTCCAGCTTATTTACGAAAACGATTACCGGTGTATTACGCATCCGGCAAACTTCCATCAGCCTTTCTGTTTGCTCTTCAACACCTTTAACACAGTCGATAACCAGAATTACACTATCCACAGCCGTAAGCGTGCGATAAGTATCTTCTGCAAAATCCTTGTGACCAGGAGTATCCAGAATATTAATCAGCAAATCGCGGTATTCAAAAGTCATTACCGAAGTTGCCACCGAAATACCACGCTGCTTCTCAATTTCCATGAAATCGGAAGTTGCCGTTTTCTTGATTTTATTCGATTTTACCGCACCAGCCGTTTGAATTGCTCCCCCAAAAAGAAGCAATTTCTCAGTTAATGTTGTTTTTCCAGCATCCGGGTGACTGATGATCGCGAATGTGCGTCTTTTCTTAATTTCCTCTATGTTACTCATTATATTATTTTATAACCCGCTGCATTCAGTTTTGGCTGTTTTTTCAACTTTGGAAATAAGCAAAAACGCCTGACAGCAAGCACGAAAGATTCTCTTTTTTGAAAATTTTGCACAAAGATACAAATAAACATAGCCGCCCGTATCCGGAGCGGCTATATTATTCACTGTCAGTCAGCTCAATGTTTATCCTGATTACCGACTTTCATGATTACCTGGGGTAATTCTGGTATTCAGTAGAAAGAATCTTTGTAATCTTCAACAGAAGTCATGATCACTTCAAACGCTTCTTCGCGGCCATAAACATTCGTAATTTCGATATGTGCTTTTTCGCCAGGAAGGTTTTTGTAAGTAAGGAAATAGTGTTTCAAACGCTCAACGATACCTGCTGGCAATTCGCTGATATCTGAATAGGCACCATAAACTTCGTCACCTTTCAATACTGCAATGATTTTATCATCTGCTTCGCCACCATCGATCAAACGAATTCCACCGATTGGTTTTGCCTGACAAGTGATATCACCGTGAGAAATAATTTTTTCACACAAAACGATAATATCCAATGCATCACCATCACCTTCGGTAACGTCTCTGCCTGATCTTTCTCTTGCAAGTTCAGCGATTTTGTCTGCGCAATAAGTTTTTGGAATAAAACCGTAAAGAGCAGGAACGATGTTTGAATATTTTTGTGGACGGTCAATTTTCAAATAGCCCGTTTGTTTGTCAATTTCGTATTTAACAGTATCCGTAGGAACAATTTCAATAAATGCAGTGACAAGTTCTGGTGCATTCTCTCCCATCGGAATTCCATGCCAGGGATGGGCTTTATGTACGTTTGCGTTCATTATAAGGTAATAGGTATATGATCTTATTTAATTATCTAATCTCTTTTTTATTCTCCCGCTTTTTCCGAAATCAGATAATCGCCTGACTTTGATATAGATTGTTTTACAAAAAGCTCTCCAAGAAATCCGGCCAGAAATAATTGTGATCCTACCATGATTGCTACCAGGGCTAGAAAAAACAATGGATTTTCTGTTACATTCCTGTATTGCTCGTGAGAAATGTAAATTTTATAGATTTTCGTCCCAAGAAGCCAGAAAGCAATAAGACTTCCAAGAAAAAACATAAGCGTTCCAAGACTGCCGAATAAATGCATTGGACGCCGTCCAAATTTATTGACGAAAGCAATCGAAAGCAAATCCAGAAAGCCAAAAACAAACCTTTCGAGGCCAAATTTTGTGTATCCGTATTTCCTCGCCTGATGCTGGACCACCTTTTCTCCGATTTTACCAAAACCGTTCCATTTGGCAATAACGGGAATATACCGGTGCATTTCCCCATAAATGGTAACATTTTTAACAACCTCTTTGCGATACGCTTTCAGTCCGCAATTAAAATCATGCAGTTCCACTCCGGAAATTCCGCGCGTAGCAGCATTGAAGATTTTAGTAGGAATTGTCTTCGTGATCGGATCATATCTTTTCTTTTTCCAACCTGAAACAAGATCGTAACGATCTTCCTTGATCATGCGGTAAAGCTCCGGAATTTCATCCGGACTATCCTGTAAATCCGCATCCATAGTGATAATCACATCACCATGAGCAGCCTGAAAACCAGTTTGTAACGCAGCCGTTTTTCCGTAGTTACGAACAAACCGGTGCCCTTTTATATTTGGATTTTTTAACGAAAGATCAACTATAACATCCCAGGAACGGTCCTTGCTCCCATCGTCGATGAACAGAACTTCGTAAGTAAAATTATTTTCATTCATCACGCGCGCAATCCACTCGCTAAGCTCTGGCAAAGACTCTTCTTCATTGAAAAGCGGGACGACAACGGATATCTGAATTGCTGAATTGGTCATGAATCAAGTACTAGGATGTTACCTCACATCCATATTTTGGTGCAAAGTTCGTGTTTTTCCTGATCAAAATTGTAAATAATAGTCTTTCAATAATTTTTCAAACTCCGGATGATAGGTTTTCCCATCCTCTTCGTAGATAAATAAATCAGAGCTAAACGGCATATTATCAGCCATTTCACTAAGTTGAAAACTCATCAGTTTTCTAAAAGGTTTCTTTCCTTTCTGATGATACAAAGTTAGCTCACGACATAAAATCCAATCCGATTTCTCTGCAAGATCGTGAAAAACAAGCCCTTCGTCAACCGGAAGAAGCACGTTCCAGACACCCTTTGGCAGCAATAACCTCTTCACAGCTATCAGTAAATCTTCAAAAGAAAGTGAATCAGCGTGATGAGCAAGATTTATTTTGGCATCCGGTGATTTTAAATCAGATTGAAAAAAAGGTGGATTGGTAATGATACAGTCGAATTTTTCATCAGGTAAAAAATCTTGAATTGCAGTTTTAACAACTGAAATCTGATTATAAAACGGACTTTCCCTAACATTTTCGGTTGCCTGAATAAATGCTTCTTGATCCAATTCAACCGCACTTATTTTCGCGATATTATTACGTTGGGCAACCATTAACGATAACAATCCGGTACCCGCGCCGATATCCAGAATGTTCTTAGCATTTTCAATATCCACCCAGGCACCAAAAACACAGGCATCTGTGCAAACTTTCATTGCACTCTTGTCCTGGTTAATCGTAAACTGTTTGAATTTAAAAAATGAATTTCTGGCCATGAAATGATTTATTTTCTTCCAAAATCTGCCGGATTTTCACCCCAGTATTCTGTTTCCCATTTCAGGATTTTATTCGGATACGTATTACTTGCCAACCAACGCTCTGCTCTTTGAAGCATTTCAAAAACCGGCTTGTTTCTTGGTGTTAATTGCAATTTTGTATTCGCATGTTTCTTTTTGATCCAGCTGATCGCCGTTCTTGAATCAGAATAAATAGGGATTTCGCTATTATTTTTTTGCAGATAAGCCAATCCATGCACAATTGCCAGAAACTCTCCGATATTATTCGTCGCATCTTTGAAAGGACCTTGCAGGAAAATCCGTTCACCTGTTTGCAGGTAAGTTCCCTGATATTCCATATCGCCCGAAGCAGTATTCCAGGCTGCATCAACGGCAATGGCATTTTTTATAGGCTGACCAATATTGGCCGGTGCGATTTTGGCAACAACTTTCGCAGCGTTTTCTTTTTTCTGAACATACTCCCAATAATTCCGCTGAATCGCTGTTTCAGCTTCCTGTATCGAGTCAAAAGATTTATAACGGGCATCTTCAAAACCCTTGATTTGCGCTTCACATTCTTTCCAATCGGTAAACACACCTGTTTGTCTACCTTGCCACACTACATAAAATTTCGTCTTTTTTGCCATTTATGCTAAACTAACTTCTTTCCTCCCAAACCTGGGCCAGGTTTACAATAACCTCCACCGCTTTTTCCATATCCTGAACAGAAACCCATTCCAGACGTGAGTGAAATGCATGTTCACCTGCAAATATATTCGGGCAAGGCAAGCCCATAAATGATAATCTTGATCCATCCGTTCCGCCACGAATACTTCTCGTGATCGGATTTAATCCAGACCGTTTCATTGCTTCCGTGGCATTATCGATTACCTGCGGATATTTCGCAAGGATTTCTTTCATATTGCGGTATTGCTCGGTTACCTTAAATTCGCTTTTTGAATTCGGATAATTCGTCATCACCTGATCCAGAATACTTTTCAGCAAAGCTTCCTTTTCGTGCAAACCGGCTTCGTCAAAATCACGGACAATAAAATCGATAACCACTTTTTCTTGAA
The nucleotide sequence above comes from Dyadobacter subterraneus. Encoded proteins:
- a CDS encoding CotH kinase family protein produces the protein MINNYAKTSLFCLLLLLSLSAASQTFTDSNLPIVLINTDGGASIVDDPKIGASMKIIYRGAGQRNYVSDQTNAAYLNYNGRIAIEIRGSFSQTAPKKAYGFETRKDDNVSNRNVSLLDMPSENDWILNGLAFDPTLLHDYIANNLSRNIGQYATRTVFCEVVLNGAYNGIYLLQEKIKQDDNRVNITEMLTTDNASPNVTGGYIIKADKTTGGDPVAFTMSSNTQTVEFIHDTPEPAVITSQQKAYIESVFRNLETQSSANNASKVNGFPSIIDIPSFIDYMLINEISSCVDAYQYSTYFHQDRGGKLRAGPVWDFNFAFGLVKEVDGRSGISEWQFNNGTNEGPKFFKQIFNNPDYRCYIAKRWNELIQPGQPLNIDLLDSWIDSLAALLTESEVRENQKWNTINNFPNQISFLKSFIRARSTWITANINSSSTCTFPAPPGLVINEIMYNPKGTADNASNDLEFIEIKNKSNSSVDLTGIYFSGLGLSYQFPANTSLAAGGILVLASNSAKFNTVYAKSAFGQYTRNLSNKSQKLVLSDAFGNTIDVVEYFDSAPWPTSADGGGKSLELKEPNLDNSLASNWQASSADNGSPGVNNFNPLPVTIISFTGTAEAKNVVLNWEVTAEINVDKYVVELSRNGKNFTAIGTVKAGNITKYSFIHTEPASGTNYYRLRPVDMDNSFAFSRIISVIVENGNDIVFYPNPASTVLTHRYETNFYQ
- a CDS encoding T9SS type A sorting domain-containing protein, coding for MKQISINKEITMNLIDMNGRIILKKKFTNAGQNELIDTSKIGTGRYVLQIESDQGIIPKFIEIIR
- a CDS encoding peptide chain release factor 3, translated to MSNIEEIKKRRTFAIISHPDAGKTTLTEKLLLFGGAIQTAGAVKSNKIKKTATSDFMEIEKQRGISVATSVMTFEYRDLLINILDTPGHKDFAEDTYRTLTAVDSVILVIDCVKGVEEQTERLMEVCRMRNTPVIVFVNKLDREGQNPFELLDELETKLGIRVRPLTWPINMGADFKGVYSLFEEKLYFFKINKTKIESNVVEIGLGDDRLEELLGLKDAIQLTEDVELVEGVYDQFSNEAYAKGELAPVFFGSAINNFGIKELLDTFCEISPLPQPRPTDVREVEPTEPKFSGFIFKIHANLDPRHRDRIAFLRICSGKFERRTFYHHVRLNKDVRFASPFTFMASDKSVMDEGFPGDVVGLYDTGNFKIGDTLTEGENFNFAGIPSFSPEIFKELINLDPMKSKQLEKGIQQLTDEGVAQLFNLDLGNRKVVGTVGELQFDVIQYRLEHEYGAKCRWVPMNITRACWLTADEKSAMDEFIRLKGNQIAFDKDRNPVFFAESDWMIRMNRENNPKIHFHFTSEFKTEVAL
- a CDS encoding inorganic pyrophosphatase, encoding MNANVHKAHPWHGIPMGENAPELVTAFIEIVPTDTVKYEIDKQTGYLKIDRPQKYSNIVPALYGFIPKTYCADKIAELARERSGRDVTEGDGDALDIIVLCEKIISHGDITCQAKPIGGIRLIDGGEADDKIIAVLKGDEVYGAYSDISELPAGIVERLKHYFLTYKNLPGEKAHIEITNVYGREEAFEVIMTSVEDYKDSFY
- a CDS encoding glycosyltransferase family 2 protein; amino-acid sequence: MTNSAIQISVVVPLFNEEESLPELSEWIARVMNENNFTYEVLFIDDGSKDRSWDVIVDLSLKNPNIKGHRFVRNYGKTAALQTGFQAAHGDVIITMDADLQDSPDEIPELYRMIKEDRYDLVSGWKKKRYDPITKTIPTKIFNAATRGISGVELHDFNCGLKAYRKEVVKNVTIYGEMHRYIPVIAKWNGFGKIGEKVVQHQARKYGYTKFGLERFVFGFLDLLSIAFVNKFGRRPMHLFGSLGTLMFFLGSLIAFWLLGTKIYKIYISHEQYRNVTENPLFFLALVAIMVGSQLFLAGFLGELFVKQSISKSGDYLISEKAGE
- a CDS encoding tRNA1(Val) (adenine(37)-N6)-methyltransferase → MARNSFFKFKQFTINQDKSAMKVCTDACVFGAWVDIENAKNILDIGAGTGLLSLMVAQRNNIAKISAVELDQEAFIQATENVRESPFYNQISVVKTAIQDFLPDEKFDCIITNPPFFQSDLKSPDAKINLAHHADSLSFEDLLIAVKRLLLPKGVWNVLLPVDEGLVFHDLAEKSDWILCRELTLYHQKGKKPFRKLMSFQLSEMADNMPFSSDLFIYEEDGKTYHPEFEKLLKDYYLQF
- a CDS encoding ribonuclease H1 domain-containing protein, producing MAKKTKFYVVWQGRQTGVFTDWKECEAQIKGFEDARYKSFDSIQEAETAIQRNYWEYVQKKENAAKVVAKIAPANIGQPIKNAIAVDAAWNTASGDMEYQGTYLQTGERIFLQGPFKDATNNIGEFLAIVHGLAYLQKNNSEIPIYSDSRTAISWIKKKHANTKLQLTPRNKPVFEMLQRAERWLASNTYPNKILKWETEYWGENPADFGRK